From one Paeniglutamicibacter psychrophenolicus genomic stretch:
- a CDS encoding mechanosensitive ion channel: MESFDWAGTAQKVAIAVIILLVTWLLAKLVKWGIGKLVGRVKGLQRQGNDGQQLGESLGKIAALIIWLFGLVAILQVFALSEVLAPVQDLLGKVMAFVPNLIGAGIIFFIGYMIAKIVRQLVTTALGAVDFSRLTARFRHGATEPDLVQTREQNAKIISIIGNILFAIIVIVVGISALQVLGIAAISDPAQQMLALILNAIPQIIAALILLAIGFVIAKFVGTILESTLQGIGTDPVVHRWGIVPADRSPSGIIALLVKIAIMLFFGIMAARLLNFPEVTVILNEILALGGNVLFGGLIIAAGFLIANVVVSIVGPGTAATIIRWATIVLFVAMGLKYMGLADSIINMAFGALVIGAALAAALAFGLGGRETAARTLQKLEHRQPPAAPAGPVDPLA, from the coding sequence ATGGAAAGTTTCGATTGGGCCGGCACGGCGCAGAAAGTTGCCATCGCCGTAATCATCCTGCTGGTGACTTGGCTGTTGGCCAAGTTGGTGAAGTGGGGTATTGGAAAACTCGTGGGGCGGGTTAAGGGGTTGCAGCGTCAGGGCAACGACGGACAACAACTTGGGGAATCACTCGGCAAAATTGCGGCACTGATCATCTGGCTTTTTGGGCTCGTTGCCATTTTGCAGGTCTTCGCACTATCCGAGGTCCTGGCCCCGGTGCAGGATCTGCTTGGCAAGGTCATGGCATTCGTCCCGAATCTCATCGGTGCGGGCATCATCTTCTTCATCGGCTACATGATTGCCAAGATCGTTCGCCAATTGGTGACGACCGCACTGGGTGCCGTCGATTTCAGCAGGCTAACCGCCAGGTTCAGGCACGGAGCCACGGAGCCCGACCTCGTGCAAACCCGTGAACAGAACGCCAAGATCATTTCGATCATCGGCAACATCCTTTTCGCGATTATCGTCATCGTGGTCGGCATCAGTGCCCTGCAGGTACTGGGCATCGCGGCCATCTCCGATCCGGCCCAACAGATGCTGGCCCTGATCCTGAATGCCATACCGCAGATCATTGCCGCATTGATCTTGCTGGCCATCGGCTTCGTCATCGCCAAGTTTGTCGGAACGATCCTGGAAAGCACGCTGCAGGGAATCGGCACCGACCCTGTCGTACATAGGTGGGGAATCGTCCCCGCAGACAGGAGCCCCTCGGGCATCATCGCGCTGTTGGTGAAGATCGCCATCATGCTGTTCTTCGGCATCATGGCAGCACGCCTGCTGAACTTCCCGGAAGTCACGGTCATTCTCAACGAGATCCTGGCCCTGGGAGGCAATGTCCTCTTCGGTGGTTTGATCATCGCCGCCGGCTTCCTGATCGCCAACGTCGTGGTCTCGATCGTCGGACCGGGAACGGCTGCGACCATCATCCGGTGGGCAACGATCGTGCTTTTCGTGGCCATGGGCCTGAAGTACATGGGCCTGGCCGATTCGATCATCAACATGGCCTTCGGTGCGTTGGTCATCGGAGCCGCCCTCGCCGCGGCCCTCGCCTTCGGGCTGGGCGGGCGTGAGACTGCCGCACGGACACTGCAGAAACTGGAGCACAGGCAGCCTCCGGCGGCACCTGCCGGGCCGGTGGACCCCCTGGCCTAG
- a CDS encoding YtoQ family protein, translating into MSFSVYLSGEIHTDWREEIQRGAEAAGLDIVFTAPVTDHPASDAAGDHLGETSSQFWRDHQSSKVNAIRTRTLIEKSDFVVVRFGDKYKQWNAAFDAGYCAALGKPYVTLHDEGIVHPLKEVDAQAQAWCKTTDQVVEILRYVLKA; encoded by the coding sequence ATGAGTTTCTCTGTCTATCTTTCCGGCGAGATCCACACCGACTGGCGTGAAGAGATCCAGCGCGGTGCAGAAGCTGCCGGTCTGGACATAGTCTTTACCGCGCCGGTGACTGACCACCCCGCGAGCGACGCCGCCGGCGATCATTTGGGTGAGACTTCTAGCCAGTTCTGGCGTGATCACCAATCCTCGAAGGTCAATGCGATTCGCACACGCACCCTGATCGAAAAGAGTGATTTCGTGGTGGTGCGCTTCGGGGATAAGTACAAGCAGTGGAATGCAGCCTTCGATGCCGGCTACTGCGCCGCCTTGGGCAAACCCTATGTGACTCTTCACGATGAAGGCATTGTCCATCCGCTCAAGGAAGTGGACGCCCAAGCTCAGGCTTGGTGTAAGACTACCGACCAGGTAGTAGAGATATTGCGTTACGTTCTCAAGGCGTGA
- a CDS encoding dihydrofolate reductase family protein, whose protein sequence is MVRTRVHNLLVSSDGYAAGDYVTLEEPIGGAKALFGKFDGRVIHGVHGTDDPVTVDRAMFSMWGQGIGAEIMGRRKFGPQSGEWPDDGWEGWWGDEPPFLTPVFILTHYPRKTLEFANGTSFHFVDASPEKALALAQDAAGGLDVRIGGGPTTVSEFLRADLIDFLHVAIVPIVLGSGVRIWDHLAGLEDRFTVESISTSSGLTHQLWNRNGRV, encoded by the coding sequence ATGGTTCGGACGCGAGTACACAACCTGCTCGTTTCCTCGGACGGATATGCCGCAGGGGACTACGTGACGCTCGAGGAGCCGATCGGCGGAGCCAAGGCCCTTTTCGGCAAGTTCGACGGACGGGTCATTCATGGCGTTCATGGCACCGACGACCCCGTGACCGTGGACCGGGCCATGTTCAGCATGTGGGGCCAGGGCATCGGGGCGGAGATCATGGGCCGTCGAAAATTCGGTCCGCAGTCCGGCGAATGGCCCGACGACGGCTGGGAAGGATGGTGGGGAGACGAACCGCCCTTCCTCACTCCGGTGTTCATCCTGACCCACTATCCCCGCAAGACACTCGAGTTCGCCAACGGCACCAGCTTCCACTTCGTGGATGCGTCGCCGGAGAAGGCGCTGGCTCTGGCGCAGGATGCTGCCGGCGGGTTGGATGTTCGGATCGGTGGCGGGCCCACGACCGTGAGCGAATTCCTCCGGGCCGATCTCATCGACTTCCTGCATGTGGCGATCGTTCCGATCGTGCTCGGCTCCGGAGTCCGGATCTGGGATCACCTTGCTGGCTTGGAAGACCGGTTCACCGTCGAATCCATCAGCACATCCAGTGGTCTGACGCATCAGCTGTGGAACAGGAATGGCCGAGTGTGA
- a CDS encoding IS1380 family transposase produces MLNDTRVFPAVPATLTGQSLVSHAGLNVLTSFLDATGFGALCEDRLSQFVPEQAIHRPGGILGPLAVMLAGGGEHVTDLDTLRDSPGLFGPTPSNATVSRFVARAAESPEAYAHGFATLTKALRSRIWEASGPRNPAILATRLDPLNIDLDATLVNSHSEKEWAAGDFKGGFGHAPFVASLDYGRSNGNGEVLVAELRAGNKGANSATDHIRVLDKALDQLPDAMRDQQGELAAEKILVRTDSAGASREFLHHLHDRGLQFSTSYALPVPNERFIHWINDKTLWERVVEQDGYERRDAWVIDATRVIKLKDYPPGTRLYLRAEPLHPGAQASLFDVDGHRVTAFLTNAPRWNVAFLDARHRARGRCENRIKTLKNSGMGKLPFFGISANQLWTDLAVLAMNLVAWMPLAILPTDHTAGAWDMKRWRYRLFSIAGKIISSARRKRLLIPQSAPESPLLIALLDGTARLRQRWRQGHLAA; encoded by the coding sequence ATGCTTAACGATACCCGTGTTTTCCCCGCCGTTCCCGCAACCCTGACCGGCCAGTCGCTGGTCTCCCACGCCGGGCTGAACGTGCTCACCTCCTTCCTGGACGCGACCGGCTTCGGTGCCCTGTGCGAGGACCGGCTCTCCCAGTTCGTCCCCGAACAGGCCATCCACCGGCCCGGCGGGATCCTGGGCCCACTGGCGGTGATGCTCGCCGGTGGCGGGGAACACGTCACTGACCTCGACACCCTGCGCGACAGCCCCGGCTTGTTCGGCCCGACGCCCTCGAACGCGACCGTGTCCAGGTTCGTGGCGCGTGCCGCCGAATCACCGGAGGCCTACGCCCACGGCTTCGCCACCCTCACCAAGGCCCTGCGCTCCAGGATCTGGGAAGCCTCCGGCCCACGGAACCCCGCCATCCTGGCCACTAGGCTGGACCCGCTGAACATCGATCTGGACGCGACCCTGGTGAATTCCCACTCCGAGAAGGAATGGGCCGCAGGCGACTTCAAGGGCGGGTTCGGTCACGCCCCCTTCGTCGCCAGCCTCGACTACGGCAGGAGCAACGGCAACGGCGAGGTCCTTGTCGCGGAACTGCGGGCCGGCAACAAGGGCGCTAACTCGGCAACGGACCACATCCGCGTGCTCGACAAGGCCCTGGACCAGCTCCCCGATGCGATGCGCGACCAGCAGGGGGAACTGGCCGCCGAGAAGATCCTGGTGCGCACCGACAGCGCCGGGGCCAGCCGCGAGTTCCTGCACCACCTGCACGACAGGGGGCTGCAGTTCTCCACCTCCTACGCCCTGCCGGTCCCCAACGAGCGGTTCATCCACTGGATCAACGACAAGACCCTGTGGGAGCGGGTCGTGGAGCAGGACGGGTACGAACGCCGCGACGCCTGGGTCATCGACGCAACCCGGGTCATAAAACTGAAGGATTACCCGCCAGGAACGCGCCTGTACCTCCGTGCCGAGCCGTTGCATCCCGGGGCGCAGGCCAGCCTGTTCGACGTGGACGGGCACCGGGTGACCGCGTTCCTCACCAACGCCCCGCGCTGGAACGTCGCGTTTTTGGACGCCCGGCACCGGGCCCGCGGGCGGTGCGAAAACCGCATCAAGACGCTCAAGAACAGCGGTATGGGGAAGCTGCCCTTCTTCGGGATCTCGGCGAACCAGCTGTGGACTGACCTCGCGGTGCTCGCCATGAACCTCGTGGCGTGGATGCCGTTGGCGATCCTGCCCACGGACCACACGGCCGGGGCCTGGGACATGAAACGCTGGCGTTACCGGCTGTTTTCGATCGCCGGGAAAATCATCAGCAGCGCCCGGCGGAAACGGCTGCTGATCCCGCAATCCGCACCCGAATCGCCGCTGCTGATCGCGCTCCTGGATGGGACCGCCCGTCTGCGCCAGCGCTGGCGGCAAGGGCACCTCGCGGCATAA
- a CDS encoding DNA recombination protein RmuC has translation MDALVWVAALCSLVVGFVLGVAAWWYVNREPRAAALSAAAAARDELARTAQLLAGAQAQVVELRDRVAEERLRGSEDQSVLHALAPVAEQLRQVRAQVSVLERDRVEQFGQLSEQLVHAAANDAELLRTTGSLAAALGNNAVRGTWGEAQLRRVVEAAGMLAHVDFSEQLRTIEGLRPDMVVKLPGNKLVVLDAKVPLSAYLKAQQLSASLDAPSRARAAELMKEHAKALRLHVDALASKSYWNAVAGSPELVVCFLPAESFLADALAADPSLLDYAFGKNVALASPATLLAMLKGLAFAWRQELLTENARELFVRSRELYERLGTMGGHVAKLGASLRSSVERYNAFVGTLESRVLPSARRIRDLDPGLGAEHDPAAALHGLPVIEATPRALGAGEFLEHLDDDGRRDPGGDAARDATGDVFGDEAGDGADDVSADGPAGGPVLPLTRREAKKGQASG, from the coding sequence ATGGATGCCTTGGTCTGGGTGGCGGCCCTTTGCTCGCTGGTTGTTGGGTTCGTCTTGGGTGTCGCGGCGTGGTGGTACGTGAACCGGGAACCGCGTGCCGCGGCGCTTTCCGCCGCCGCGGCTGCACGCGACGAACTGGCCCGGACCGCGCAATTGCTGGCCGGCGCGCAGGCGCAGGTGGTGGAATTGCGCGACCGCGTCGCCGAGGAACGCCTGCGCGGCAGCGAGGACCAGTCCGTGCTCCATGCCCTGGCACCGGTGGCCGAGCAGCTGCGCCAGGTCAGGGCGCAGGTCTCGGTGCTGGAACGGGACCGTGTCGAACAGTTCGGGCAGCTGAGCGAGCAGCTGGTGCATGCCGCGGCCAACGATGCCGAGCTGTTGCGCACCACCGGTTCGCTGGCCGCCGCCCTGGGCAACAACGCCGTCCGCGGCACCTGGGGCGAGGCGCAATTGCGCCGCGTCGTGGAGGCCGCCGGCATGCTGGCGCACGTGGATTTTTCCGAGCAGCTGCGCACCATCGAGGGGCTGCGCCCGGACATGGTGGTGAAGCTGCCCGGGAACAAGCTGGTCGTGTTGGACGCGAAGGTGCCACTGTCCGCCTACCTGAAGGCGCAGCAGCTTTCGGCCTCCCTCGATGCACCCTCCCGGGCCCGGGCCGCGGAATTGATGAAGGAGCATGCCAAGGCGCTGCGCCTGCACGTCGATGCGCTGGCGTCCAAGTCCTACTGGAATGCGGTTGCGGGCAGCCCGGAATTGGTGGTGTGCTTCCTTCCGGCCGAGTCGTTCCTGGCCGATGCGCTGGCCGCGGACCCCTCCCTGCTGGATTACGCCTTCGGGAAGAACGTCGCCCTGGCCTCCCCCGCCACGCTGCTGGCGATGCTCAAGGGGCTGGCGTTCGCCTGGCGGCAGGAGCTGCTGACCGAGAACGCACGCGAGCTCTTCGTGCGCTCGCGCGAACTCTACGAGCGGCTCGGGACCATGGGCGGGCACGTGGCCAAGCTGGGAGCCTCGTTGCGCTCCAGCGTGGAGAGGTACAACGCGTTCGTCGGGACCCTGGAATCACGGGTGCTGCCCAGTGCCCGGCGCATCCGGGACCTGGATCCGGGGCTTGGTGCGGAACACGATCCGGCCGCCGCGTTGCATGGGCTGCCGGTCATCGAGGCGACCCCGCGCGCGCTCGGTGCCGGGGAGTTCCTCGAGCACCTGGATGACGACGGCCGGCGGGACCCGGGCGGGGATGCGGCCAGGGACGCGACGGGCGACGTGTTTGGCGACGAGGCCGGCGATGGTGCCGATGACGTGTCTGCCGACGGGCCCGCCGGTGGCCCGGTGCTGCCGTTGACGCGGCGCGAGGCCAAGAAGGGCCAGGCAAGCGGTTAA
- a CDS encoding 4-hydroxy-3-methylbut-2-enyl diphosphate reductase, which produces MATSSTVQVSLPMPTIPRSRRSPAEIAAAAPVSGERHVLLAAPRGYCAGVDRAVIAVEKALEHYGAPVYVRKQIVHNLHVVSTLEARGAIFVEENEEVPEGALVVFSAHGVSPAVVQSAADRNLRTIDATCPLVTKVHKEAVRFAREDYEILLIGHEGHEEVEGTYGEAPDHTQIVNNPDEADTIEVKNPDKLIWLSQTTLSVDETMETVRRLRARFPKLQDPPSDDICYATTNRQDAIKAIAPNSDLVIVVGSSNSSNSVRLVEVALEYGAKAAHRVDYASEVDETWFEGVATVGVTSGASVPEVLVRDVLALLADYGYGSVEEVTTAQEDILFSLPKEIRAKLKEAGDDSRGPGGRITKSDISS; this is translated from the coding sequence ATGGCTACCAGTTCCACCGTTCAGGTCTCCCTTCCGATGCCCACCATCCCGCGCTCCCGTCGCTCCCCGGCAGAAATCGCCGCCGCGGCACCCGTGAGCGGGGAACGCCACGTGTTGCTGGCCGCCCCGCGCGGCTACTGCGCCGGCGTCGACCGGGCCGTCATCGCGGTGGAAAAGGCGTTGGAGCACTACGGAGCACCGGTCTACGTCCGCAAGCAGATCGTGCACAACCTCCACGTGGTCTCCACCCTCGAGGCACGCGGGGCGATCTTCGTGGAGGAAAACGAGGAAGTCCCCGAGGGTGCCCTGGTCGTCTTCTCCGCCCACGGCGTCTCCCCGGCCGTCGTGCAGTCCGCCGCCGACCGCAACCTGCGCACCATCGACGCCACCTGCCCGCTGGTGACCAAGGTCCACAAGGAAGCGGTGCGCTTCGCCCGCGAGGACTACGAGATCCTGCTGATCGGGCACGAAGGCCACGAAGAGGTCGAGGGCACCTACGGCGAGGCGCCGGACCACACGCAGATCGTGAACAACCCCGACGAGGCCGACACCATCGAGGTCAAGAACCCCGACAAGCTGATCTGGCTCTCGCAGACCACGCTGAGCGTGGACGAGACCATGGAGACGGTGCGCCGCCTGCGCGCCCGCTTCCCGAAGCTGCAGGACCCGCCGAGCGATGACATCTGCTACGCGACCACCAACCGCCAGGATGCGATCAAGGCCATCGCCCCGAACAGCGACCTGGTCATCGTGGTCGGCTCCTCGAACTCCTCGAACTCCGTGCGCCTGGTCGAGGTCGCGCTGGAATACGGCGCGAAGGCCGCCCACCGCGTGGACTACGCCTCGGAGGTCGACGAGACCTGGTTCGAGGGCGTGGCCACCGTCGGGGTGACCTCCGGAGCCTCGGTGCCCGAGGTCCTGGTCCGCGACGTGCTCGCACTGCTGGCCGACTACGGCTACGGCAGCGTCGAGGAAGTCACCACCGCGCAGGAAGACATCCTCTTCTCGCTGCCCAAGGAGATCCGCGCCAAGCTCAAGGAAGCCGGCGACGACTCCCGCGGGCCCGGCGGCCGCATCACCAAGTCCGACATCAGCAGCTAG
- a CDS encoding SCO1664 family protein produces MPAPDLLTAELRLTGRITTASNATFLGSIGDVPVVYKPIAGESPLWDFPQGRLAHREVAAYLISQAFGWDVVPHTWLRDGPLGEGMVQLWQEQDPAQYAVNLVAAENVPEKGWKQVLQGQDQNGGMVALIHEDSPELRRMAVFDIVVNNADRKGDHILAMADGHRHGVDHGLTFHRDHKLRTVLWGWQGEALTTEEAEGIDRVSEGLHGSLGQDLADLLSAEEIAVLAARCARLRLAGRFPAPSGEMPAVPWPLF; encoded by the coding sequence ATGCCGGCCCCGGACCTCCTGACCGCCGAGCTGAGACTCACCGGACGTATCACGACGGCTTCAAACGCCACTTTTCTCGGCAGCATCGGCGACGTGCCGGTCGTCTACAAGCCGATAGCCGGCGAAAGTCCGCTCTGGGATTTTCCCCAGGGAAGACTGGCCCACCGGGAGGTCGCCGCCTACCTGATATCGCAGGCCTTCGGCTGGGACGTCGTGCCACACACCTGGCTGCGCGATGGGCCGTTGGGTGAAGGAATGGTGCAGCTCTGGCAGGAGCAAGATCCTGCCCAATACGCCGTGAATCTGGTCGCGGCTGAGAACGTGCCGGAAAAAGGTTGGAAACAAGTTCTGCAGGGACAAGATCAGAACGGAGGGATGGTCGCCCTCATTCACGAAGACTCGCCAGAGCTCAGGCGCATGGCGGTGTTCGACATCGTCGTCAACAACGCCGACCGCAAAGGCGACCACATCCTTGCCATGGCCGACGGTCACCGACACGGCGTGGACCACGGGCTCACCTTTCACCGTGACCACAAGCTGCGCACGGTCCTGTGGGGATGGCAGGGTGAGGCCTTAACCACCGAGGAAGCAGAAGGCATAGACCGTGTCAGCGAAGGACTGCATGGTTCCCTGGGCCAAGACCTGGCGGACTTGCTCAGCGCCGAAGAAATCGCAGTGCTTGCCGCGCGCTGCGCCCGCTTGCGCCTGGCCGGACGGTTTCCGGCTCCTAGCGGTGAGATGCCAGCGGTGCCCTGGCCGCTGTTCTAA
- a CDS encoding DUF3090 domain-containing protein, producing the protein MSARIHEFAWPDRVVVGTIGLPGSRTFYLQVRAGAQVVSIAMEKQQSALLAEKIDEILDELITLEGNPFSVPTGTPIELVDNDPLEAVQEQFRTGAMSLGWDPTTAQLVIEAHPLPSDDPEDNDESLHEDPTDDPEMLRVRMPVGTARAFTKRTREIVGAGRPMCPLCGYPMDADGHTCTFSES; encoded by the coding sequence ATGTCTGCACGTATTCACGAGTTTGCTTGGCCTGATCGGGTCGTCGTCGGCACCATCGGACTTCCGGGGTCGCGCACGTTTTACCTGCAGGTGCGCGCAGGGGCGCAGGTTGTGAGTATTGCCATGGAGAAGCAGCAGTCCGCTCTGCTCGCGGAGAAGATCGACGAAATTCTCGACGAGCTCATCACCCTCGAGGGCAACCCCTTCAGCGTACCGACCGGTACTCCCATCGAACTTGTCGACAATGACCCCCTCGAAGCCGTCCAGGAGCAGTTTCGCACCGGGGCCATGAGCTTGGGGTGGGACCCAACCACGGCCCAGCTCGTCATTGAGGCCCATCCTCTCCCCTCTGACGATCCCGAGGACAACGACGAATCGCTTCATGAGGACCCGACTGACGACCCCGAAATGCTGCGCGTGAGAATGCCGGTCGGCACCGCTCGCGCGTTCACCAAGCGCACCCGCGAGATCGTGGGTGCCGGGCGTCCGATGTGCCCGCTGTGCGGTTATCCCATGGACGCAGACGGACACACCTGCACCTTTTCCGAGTCCTGA
- the ychF gene encoding redox-regulated ATPase YchF — protein MALTIGIVGLPNVGKSTMFNALTRAQVLAANYPFATIEPNVGVVPLPDARLKVLAGIFGSERILPATVSFVDIAGIVKGASEGEGLGNKFLANIREAEAICQVTRVFSDPDVIHVDGKVDPASDIETIATELILADLQTIENQLPRLEKELRAKKIEASFIDVVKAAQKVLEEGNTLYAAGKGAGIDIEELAPLQLMTTKPFIYVFNTDEEGLSNTAMQEELSALVAPAEAIFLDAQFESELAELTEEEAEEMLEDAGYTESGLDKLARVGFDTLGLQTYLTAGPKETRAWTIPKGATAPQAAGVIHTDFQRGFIKAEVFGFEELVEAGSVSAAKAAGKARIEGKEYIMKDGDVVEFRFNV, from the coding sequence GTGGCTCTTACAATCGGAATCGTCGGACTGCCCAATGTCGGCAAGTCAACAATGTTCAATGCTCTTACCCGCGCGCAGGTCCTCGCGGCCAACTACCCGTTCGCAACCATCGAACCCAACGTGGGTGTCGTGCCGTTGCCGGACGCACGCCTGAAGGTGCTCGCCGGAATCTTCGGTTCCGAGCGCATCCTGCCGGCAACGGTGTCTTTCGTGGACATCGCCGGAATCGTCAAGGGCGCCTCCGAAGGTGAGGGCCTGGGCAACAAGTTCCTGGCCAACATCCGCGAAGCCGAGGCCATCTGCCAGGTGACGCGGGTCTTCTCGGACCCCGACGTGATCCACGTCGACGGCAAGGTCGATCCGGCCTCGGACATCGAGACCATCGCCACCGAGCTGATCCTCGCTGACCTGCAGACCATCGAAAACCAGCTTCCGCGCCTGGAAAAGGAACTGCGGGCCAAGAAGATCGAGGCGTCGTTCATCGACGTGGTCAAGGCCGCGCAGAAGGTCCTCGAAGAGGGCAACACCCTCTATGCAGCAGGCAAGGGGGCCGGCATCGACATCGAAGAGCTGGCTCCGCTGCAGCTGATGACCACCAAGCCGTTCATCTACGTGTTCAACACCGACGAAGAAGGCCTGTCCAACACCGCGATGCAGGAAGAGCTGTCCGCCCTTGTTGCACCGGCCGAGGCAATCTTCCTGGATGCGCAGTTCGAGTCCGAACTTGCGGAGTTGACCGAGGAAGAAGCCGAGGAAATGCTCGAGGATGCCGGCTACACCGAGTCCGGCCTGGACAAGCTCGCCCGTGTCGGCTTCGACACCCTGGGCCTGCAGACCTACCTGACCGCCGGCCCGAAGGAAACCCGCGCCTGGACCATCCCCAAGGGTGCCACCGCACCGCAGGCAGCCGGCGTCATCCACACCGACTTCCAGCGCGGCTTCATCAAGGCCGAGGTCTTCGGGTTCGAGGAATTGGTTGAGGCCGGTTCGGTTTCCGCTGCCAAGGCAGCCGGCAAGGCCCGCATCGAAGGCAAGGAATACATCATGAAGGACGGCGACGTGGTGGAGTTCCGCTTCAATGTTTAG
- a CDS encoding histidine phosphatase family protein, whose product MATVILVRHGRSTANANGVLAGRTPGVSLDQIGREQAALAGERLASVPLAGVVSSPLERCQQTAQFILDRQATAPYAPVDPDLTECNYGQWQGRTLTDLATEDLWRVVQSQPSAVVFPGGESMAAMQARSVAAIRRHDAAFEAEYGPGAVWAAVSHGDVIKSILADALGMHLDMFQRINVGPASISIVHYGASRPSVYATNTDAGDLSWLANDINTGDAPVGGGAGHKAP is encoded by the coding sequence ATGGCGACAGTTATTCTCGTGCGGCACGGCCGCTCCACAGCAAATGCCAATGGAGTGCTGGCTGGCCGGACCCCCGGCGTCAGCCTGGACCAGATCGGGCGGGAGCAAGCGGCCTTGGCAGGAGAGCGGCTGGCGTCCGTGCCTTTGGCCGGGGTGGTGTCGAGCCCTCTTGAACGTTGTCAGCAGACCGCCCAGTTCATCCTCGATCGCCAGGCTACAGCGCCGTATGCGCCCGTTGATCCCGATCTCACCGAGTGCAATTACGGCCAGTGGCAGGGCCGCACGCTTACCGATCTCGCGACCGAGGATTTGTGGCGGGTTGTCCAGTCGCAGCCCTCTGCCGTCGTCTTTCCGGGCGGTGAATCCATGGCCGCGATGCAGGCGCGGTCGGTGGCGGCGATCCGGCGCCACGATGCAGCATTCGAAGCCGAGTACGGGCCAGGGGCTGTGTGGGCAGCGGTGAGTCACGGGGATGTCATCAAGTCGATCCTCGCCGATGCGCTCGGCATGCACCTTGATATGTTCCAGCGCATCAACGTGGGTCCGGCCTCCATCTCGATTGTGCACTACGGCGCCAGTCGGCCGAGCGTCTATGCGACCAACACCGATGCGGGTGACCTGTCATGGCTGGCGAACGACATCAACACTGGCGATGCGCCGGTGGGCGGCGGTGCGGGGCACAAGGCGCCGTGA
- the xseA gene encoding exodeoxyribonuclease VII large subunit, which yields MEQAQKQDGSLPRTAAATSPENPWPLRVLSEKLKAHIENSPESWVEGQLLEANIRNGHAYLTLRDVDVDYSFSVTVWASVLRSLDTAPEVGSRVVARVKPSFYAKTGRLSLNAFDLRPVGLGDLLARLERLRRALFDEGLFDPARKLPLPLLPNRIGLITGRDSDAEKDVVRNASLRWPAVAFDIRNTAVQGVNAVSEVMAALRELDANPDVDVIIIARGGGALEDLLPFSSEDLVRAVAACTTPVISAIGHEADRPILDDVADVRASTPTDAAKRVVPDLAEELANLAMARNRLDRAVRANVERETQRIASLRARPVLANPWTIIEGRREDVVRLGQRSTLAMRAALARGHDSIGHLRAQVRALSPQQTLDRGYAVVQLEDGGIVRSAEDAPAGSGIQVRLARGRLAATVTNSQSPEEG from the coding sequence GTGGAGCAAGCACAGAAGCAAGACGGTTCGCTGCCGCGCACCGCCGCTGCGACCTCGCCCGAGAATCCCTGGCCGCTGCGCGTGCTCAGCGAGAAGCTCAAGGCGCACATCGAGAACTCCCCCGAGTCCTGGGTGGAGGGCCAGCTGCTGGAGGCCAACATCCGCAACGGGCACGCCTACCTCACGCTGCGCGACGTGGACGTCGACTACTCGTTCTCGGTGACGGTGTGGGCCTCGGTGCTGCGCTCGCTGGACACGGCCCCCGAGGTCGGCTCCCGGGTGGTGGCGCGGGTCAAGCCCAGCTTCTACGCCAAGACCGGCCGGCTCTCGCTGAACGCCTTCGACCTGCGCCCGGTGGGCCTGGGCGACCTGCTGGCCCGCCTGGAGCGGCTGCGCCGGGCCTTGTTCGACGAGGGCCTCTTCGACCCGGCACGCAAGCTGCCGCTGCCGCTGTTGCCGAACCGGATCGGGCTGATCACCGGCAGGGACTCGGACGCGGAAAAGGACGTGGTCCGCAACGCCTCGCTGCGCTGGCCGGCGGTGGCCTTCGACATCCGCAACACCGCGGTGCAGGGCGTCAACGCGGTGTCCGAGGTGATGGCCGCGCTGCGCGAGCTCGATGCGAACCCGGACGTCGATGTGATCATCATCGCCCGCGGCGGCGGCGCGCTGGAGGACCTGCTCCCGTTCAGCTCCGAGGACCTGGTGCGCGCCGTCGCAGCATGCACCACCCCGGTCATCTCCGCCATCGGCCACGAGGCGGACCGCCCGATCCTCGACGACGTGGCCGACGTGCGCGCCTCCACCCCCACCGATGCCGCCAAGCGCGTGGTGCCGGACCTGGCCGAGGAGCTGGCCAACCTGGCGATGGCGCGGAACCGGCTGGATCGGGCCGTGCGGGCGAACGTGGAGCGCGAGACCCAGCGCATCGCCTCGCTGCGGGCCCGCCCGGTGCTGGCCAACCCCTGGACCATCATCGAGGGGCGCCGCGAGGACGTGGTGCGCCTGGGCCAGCGCAGCACCCTGGCGATGCGTGCGGCACTGGCGCGCGGCCACGATTCCATCGGGCACCTGCGCGCCCAGGTGCGCGCGCTTTCCCCGCAGCAGACCCTGGACCGCGGCTATGCGGTGGTGCAGCTCGAGGACGGCGGCATCGTCCGCTCCGCCGAGGATGCACCGGCGGGCAGCGGGATCCAGGTGCGCCTGGCCCGCGGACGCCTGGCCGCAACCGTCACCAACAGCCAATCCCCGGAAGAAGGATGA